A genomic segment from Lutibacter sp. A80 encodes:
- a CDS encoding 3-oxoacyl-ACP synthase III family protein gives MYNSKITGLGYYVPDTIVTNDDLSKMMDTNDAWIQERTGIKERRWIKEGSEDTSAVMGAKASRIAIERAGLTSEDIDFIVFATLSPDYYFPGCGVQIQEMLGMRTVGAVDIRNQCSGFIYAMSVADQFIKTGMYKNVLVVGSEFHSGGLDKTTRGRGVSVIFGDGAGAAVLSRTEDNTKGILSSHLHSEGKHAEELTVLAPSIKHWVPQLLEENDENDVSYYPYMNGTFVFKHAVVRFSEAIFEGLKTNNLEATDIDMLIPHQANLRITQFIQKKFKLSDDKVHSNIQKYGNTTAASVIIALTEAWEQGKIKDNDLVVLAAFGSGFTWGSVIIRW, from the coding sequence ATGTATAATTCTAAAATAACAGGACTTGGATATTATGTACCTGATACTATTGTTACAAATGATGATTTATCCAAAATGATGGATACAAATGATGCTTGGATTCAGGAAAGAACAGGTATAAAAGAACGTAGGTGGATAAAAGAAGGGAGTGAAGATACATCGGCTGTAATGGGAGCAAAAGCATCTCGAATTGCGATAGAAAGAGCTGGTTTAACGTCAGAGGATATTGATTTTATTGTTTTTGCTACTTTAAGTCCAGATTATTATTTTCCTGGTTGTGGTGTTCAAATTCAGGAAATGTTAGGAATGCGAACTGTTGGAGCGGTAGATATAAGAAACCAATGTTCTGGGTTTATTTATGCAATGTCTGTTGCAGATCAATTTATTAAAACAGGAATGTATAAAAATGTTTTAGTTGTTGGTTCAGAATTTCACTCAGGTGGTTTAGATAAAACAACAAGAGGAAGAGGTGTTTCTGTAATTTTTGGTGATGGTGCTGGTGCAGCAGTGTTGTCAAGAACTGAAGATAATACAAAAGGTATTTTATCGTCTCATTTACATTCTGAAGGAAAGCATGCAGAAGAATTAACTGTTTTGGCGCCAAGTATTAAGCATTGGGTGCCACAGCTTTTAGAAGAGAATGATGAAAATGATGTGTCTTACTATCCATATATGAATGGTACTTTTGTTTTTAAACATGCAGTTGTTCGTTTTTCTGAAGCTATTTTTGAAGGATTAAAAACAAATAATTTAGAAGCTACAGATATTGATATGTTAATTCCGCATCAGGCAAACCTGCGTATCACACAATTTATTCAAAAGAAATTTAAATTATCTGACGATAAAGTTCATAGCAATATTCAAAAATATGGGAATACAACTGCTGCATCTGTAATTATAGCTTTAACGGAAGCTTGGGAACAGGGAAAAATTAAAGACAATGATCTTGTTGTTTTAGCAGCATTTGGAAGTGGATTTACTTGGGGTAGTGTTATTATACGTTGGTAG
- a CDS encoding CoA-binding protein — MYNKTLVIGASINPNRYSNKAVKLLLEKGVEVSAIGNKQGEILGVEIFNSKELLENIHTVTLYLNAKNQENYYDYVVRLKPERVIFNPGAENLEFEKILTANSIQFEKACTLVLLSIGAY; from the coding sequence ATGTATAATAAAACACTGGTAATTGGAGCTTCAATAAATCCAAATAGATATTCTAATAAAGCCGTAAAGTTATTGTTAGAAAAGGGAGTTGAAGTATCTGCTATTGGAAATAAACAAGGAGAAATATTAGGTGTTGAAATTTTTAATTCTAAAGAGTTATTAGAAAATATACATACTGTTACATTGTATCTAAACGCAAAAAATCAAGAAAATTATTATGATTATGTTGTGCGGTTGAAACCTGAACGTGTAATTTTTAATCCTGGAGCTGAAAATTTAGAATTTGAAAAAATATTAACAGCAAATAGTATTCAATTTGAAAAAGCTTGTACTTTAGTTTTATTAAGTATTGGTGCCTATTAA
- a CDS encoding ATP-binding cassette domain-containing protein yields MNNEPIAVLVNNNIDKKTFVSTILSKNNSGTLQKYNNLKGILFSDIAIKNYIEEEYRYDIIKVAKNYNRKLSEFSSGERRKIFLKYCLNQKPDYIIFDSIFDHLDSNSQLELTNTIKQISKKFQIIQLVNRTSDILNFIKHKYQIKDNTFNLHSLKNTHTSYYSNFKNEIPTALKEINYTGNTLVKFSNVCVSYNNRPIVKNINWTVKKGEFWQLVGPNGSGKSTLLSLITGENPKAYGQDIHIFGQKKGSGESIWDLKKRIGYFSTTITELFSCNQTLEHIILSGYFDSVGLYKKPQKMQLDAVEQWLKIINLSTYKNTPFLKLSSGQQRIALIIRALIKQPPLLILDEPLEGLDDENTTLVTQLINLLIDKTEITILYVSHRTEQRLLPTTIFQLTPSQSGSLGKIIKNNIVSKS; encoded by the coding sequence ATGAATAACGAACCTATAGCAGTTCTTGTTAATAATAACATTGACAAAAAAACTTTTGTTTCAACAATTTTATCTAAAAACAATTCAGGCACATTACAGAAATACAATAACTTAAAAGGGATTTTATTTTCTGACATAGCTATAAAAAATTACATTGAAGAAGAATATAGATATGATATTATTAAAGTAGCAAAAAACTATAACAGAAAATTAAGTGAATTTTCTTCAGGTGAACGAAGAAAAATATTTTTAAAATACTGCTTAAATCAAAAACCTGATTATATAATATTTGATAGTATTTTCGATCATTTAGACAGCAACTCTCAATTAGAATTAACCAATACTATTAAACAAATTTCCAAAAAATTTCAAATAATACAATTGGTTAATAGAACTAGTGATATTCTTAATTTTATCAAACACAAATATCAAATAAAAGACAATACTTTTAATTTACATAGCCTTAAAAATACACATACTTCTTATTACTCTAATTTCAAAAATGAAATTCCAACAGCATTAAAAGAAATTAACTATACAGGAAATACTCTTGTAAAATTCAGCAATGTTTGCGTAAGTTACAATAATAGACCTATTGTAAAAAATATAAATTGGACGGTAAAAAAAGGTGAATTTTGGCAATTAGTTGGACCAAATGGTTCTGGAAAAAGTACTTTATTATCATTAATTACTGGAGAAAACCCAAAAGCATACGGACAAGATATTCATATTTTTGGGCAAAAAAAAGGTAGTGGGGAAAGTATTTGGGACTTAAAAAAACGAATTGGCTATTTTTCTACAACAATAACCGAGCTTTTCAGCTGTAATCAAACTTTAGAACACATAATATTATCTGGATATTTTGATTCTGTTGGACTTTATAAAAAGCCGCAAAAAATGCAATTAGATGCAGTAGAACAATGGCTTAAAATAATTAATTTATCAACTTATAAAAACACACCGTTTTTAAAACTTTCATCTGGACAACAAAGAATTGCTTTAATTATACGCGCACTAATTAAACAACCTCCACTTTTAATTTTAGATGAACCTTTAGAAGGTTTAGATGATGAAAACACAACTTTAGTAACACAACTAATTAACTTACTTATTGATAAAACAGAAATTACAATTTTATATGTTTCACATAGAACTGAACAAAGATTACTACCTACAACCATTTTTCAACTTACCCCAAGTCAAAGTGGATCTTTAGGTAAAATCATTAAAAATAATATTGTTTCAAAAAGTTAA
- a CDS encoding ribonuclease Z, with translation MSLKLTILGCHSATPRVNAHPTAQYLEIKNHNFLIDCGEGTQVQLRKYGVKFSKIKHIFISHLHGDHFFGLVGLISTFRLLNRETELHIYGPKGIKEIITLQLKISNSWTHYPLHFHELTNTASELIFEDDKVEVHTIPLNHRIYTNGFLFKEKLGERKLNITAITNYKEIEICDFQNLKNGRDFKLKNGTILKNEDLTLDPTPPKSYAFCSDTTYLPAIIPIIKNANCLYHESTFLKDKENLALTTKHSTAEQAAKIALQANVQQLIIGHYSGRYKNIEVFKTEAQEIFNNTHLAEAGKVFEIN, from the coding sequence ATGAGTTTAAAACTCACTATTTTGGGTTGTCATTCTGCAACACCTCGTGTAAATGCACACCCAACAGCTCAATATTTAGAAATTAAAAATCATAACTTTTTAATTGACTGTGGAGAAGGTACACAGGTTCAATTACGTAAATACGGTGTTAAATTTTCAAAAATTAAACACATATTTATTTCACATTTACACGGTGATCATTTTTTTGGACTAGTAGGATTAATTTCAACATTTAGACTCTTAAATAGAGAAACCGAATTACATATTTATGGACCTAAAGGCATAAAAGAAATTATAACTTTACAACTAAAAATTTCAAATTCTTGGACGCATTACCCTTTACATTTTCATGAATTAACAAATACAGCTAGTGAATTAATTTTTGAAGACGATAAAGTAGAAGTTCATACAATTCCTTTAAACCATAGAATTTATACAAATGGATTTTTATTTAAAGAAAAATTAGGAGAACGTAAGTTAAATATAACAGCCATTACTAATTACAAAGAAATTGAAATTTGCGATTTTCAAAATTTAAAAAATGGAAGAGATTTTAAATTAAAAAATGGTACTATTTTAAAAAACGAAGATTTAACATTAGATCCTACACCTCCTAAAAGTTATGCTTTTTGTAGTGATACTACTTACCTTCCAGCAATAATTCCTATAATAAAAAATGCCAATTGCTTATATCACGAGTCTACTTTTTTAAAAGATAAAGAAAATCTGGCATTAACCACAAAACATTCAACTGCCGAACAAGCTGCTAAAATAGCACTACAAGCCAATGTACAACAACTTATTATTGGTCATTATAGTGGTAGGTATAAAAATATTGAAGTTTTTAAAACAGAAGCACAAGAAATTTTCAATAATACACATTTAGCTGAAGCTGGAAAAGTTTTTGAAATTAACTAA
- a CDS encoding T9SS type A sorting domain-containing protein produces MKKLLLITFLLIITFSYAQEKDTRVVIKNNEPITTTLLSLSASPNPLTIRTRINFTSTKNQSVEFTVKNLVGKTVYLKKINAKKGLNSFQFNKNDLNNGMYIYSLQSDSEIISKRLIIR; encoded by the coding sequence ATGAAAAAATTACTTTTAATAACATTTTTATTGATTATTACTTTTTCTTATGCTCAAGAAAAGGATACTCGTGTTGTTATTAAAAATAATGAACCTATTACTACTACGCTTTTATCCTTATCGGCATCTCCAAATCCATTAACCATTAGAACCCGTATTAACTTTACTTCTACTAAAAATCAATCTGTAGAGTTTACAGTTAAAAATCTAGTAGGTAAAACCGTTTACTTAAAAAAGATTAATGCAAAAAAAGGATTGAATTCATTCCAATTTAATAAAAATGATTTAAACAACGGGATGTACATTTATTCATTACAATCCGATTCAGAAATCATATCAAAAAGATTAATTATTCGATGA
- a CDS encoding ribonuclease Z, translated as MEITKTENYTILKPIDSSLKKFLKNLEDNLLEFKNQHLILDFSEKINTNIKELLLFLNINNQHRENGTSFVIIIDGIEIDEIPDEMNIVPTFTEAIDILEMDAIERDLGF; from the coding sequence ATGGAAATAACTAAAACTGAAAATTACACTATACTAAAACCAATAGATTCTTCTTTAAAAAAATTCCTTAAAAATTTAGAAGACAATCTGTTAGAATTTAAAAACCAGCACTTAATTCTAGATTTTTCAGAAAAAATTAACACTAATATTAAAGAATTATTGCTATTTTTGAATATAAATAATCAACATCGAGAAAACGGCACAAGTTTTGTTATTATTATTGATGGTATTGAAATAGATGAAATCCCTGACGAAATGAATATCGTTCCTACTTTTACAGAAGCGATAGATATTTTAGAAATGGATGCAATTGAACGAGATTTAGGATTTTAA
- a CDS encoding aspartate carbamoyltransferase catalytic subunit, with product MSQLSVQHLLGIKHLKRSDIDLIFETADHFKEVINRPIKKVPSLRDITIANLFFENSTRTKLSFELAEKRLSADVINFSANQSSVKKGETLIDTANNILSMKVDLIVMRHSHVGACDFLSKHVDAKIVNAGDGTHEHPTQALLDSYSIREKLGSVTGKKVVIIGDILHSRVALSNIYALKLQGAEIKVCGPKTLIPKYIESLGVGVECDIKKALEWCDVANVLRVQNERMAINYFPSTREYAQLFGINKQLLDTLNKKIVIMHPGPINRGVEITSDVADSGQSIILNQVENGVAIRMAVIYLLAQQIERHKQ from the coding sequence ATGAGTCAGTTAAGCGTACAGCATCTTTTAGGTATAAAGCATTTAAAAAGAAGTGATATTGATTTAATTTTTGAAACTGCAGATCATTTCAAAGAAGTAATTAATCGCCCTATAAAAAAGGTTCCATCGTTAAGAGATATTACCATTGCAAATTTATTTTTTGAAAACAGTACTAGAACAAAACTTTCGTTTGAATTAGCTGAAAAACGTTTATCTGCTGATGTTATCAACTTTTCAGCAAACCAATCTTCAGTAAAAAAAGGAGAAACCTTAATAGATACTGCAAATAATATTTTATCAATGAAAGTTGATTTAATTGTAATGCGACATTCTCATGTTGGTGCCTGTGATTTTTTATCAAAACACGTGGATGCTAAAATTGTAAATGCTGGAGATGGCACACATGAACATCCAACACAAGCATTGCTAGATTCTTATTCAATTAGAGAAAAACTAGGAAGTGTAACTGGAAAAAAAGTAGTAATTATTGGCGATATTTTACACTCAAGAGTAGCATTATCAAATATTTACGCTTTAAAATTACAAGGTGCAGAAATAAAAGTATGTGGTCCAAAAACACTCATTCCTAAATATATTGAAAGCTTAGGTGTTGGTGTAGAATGTGATATTAAAAAAGCCCTAGAATGGTGTGATGTAGCCAATGTTTTAAGAGTTCAAAACGAACGCATGGCTATTAATTATTTTCCATCAACTAGAGAATATGCACAACTATTTGGAATAAATAAACAACTTTTAGACACACTTAACAAAAAAATTGTTATTATGCACCCTGGACCAATAAATAGAGGTGTTGAAATTACAAGTGATGTTGCAGATTCAGGACAATCCATAATTTTAAATCAAGTTGAAAATGGTGTTGCAATTAGAATGGCTGTAATCTATTTATTGGCGCAACAAATTGAAAGACACAAACAATAA
- the pyrR gene encoding bifunctional pyr operon transcriptional regulator/uracil phosphoribosyltransferase PyrR: MGKKILLNSKEIHIILHRLACQLIENHNNFENTVLIGIQPRGVYLAERLVSILKEDYAISNVKLGKLDITFYRDDFRRRGEPIEANKTNINFIVENKNVVFIDDVLFSGRSIRAALTAIQSFGRPTDIELLVLIDRRFSRHLPIQPNYRGRQVDVINEEKVTVNWKEKDGKDAVYIINN, encoded by the coding sequence ATGGGCAAAAAAATTCTACTTAACTCTAAAGAAATTCACATTATTTTACATCGATTGGCATGTCAGTTAATCGAAAATCATAATAATTTTGAAAATACTGTTCTTATAGGTATTCAGCCAAGAGGTGTTTATTTAGCTGAAAGATTAGTTTCAATTTTAAAAGAAGATTATGCTATTTCTAATGTAAAATTAGGAAAATTGGATATTACTTTTTACAGAGATGATTTTAGAAGACGTGGTGAACCTATTGAAGCTAATAAAACCAACATTAACTTTATTGTTGAAAATAAAAATGTTGTTTTTATTGATGATGTTTTATTTTCTGGCAGAAGTATTAGAGCTGCATTAACCGCAATACAATCATTTGGAAGACCAACTGATATTGAATTGTTGGTATTAATAGACAGACGATTTAGTAGACATCTACCTATTCAACCAAACTATAGAGGACGGCAAGTAGATGTTATTAATGAGGAAAAAGTTACCGTAAATTGGAAAGAAAAAGACGGTAAAGATGCCGTTTATATTATAAATAATTAA
- a CDS encoding tetratricopeptide repeat protein has translation MSLTPKENNLPLTKFESMLKTNSVYFFDSVEFEEIIHYYIDSGKISLAKKAIKLGLHQHPNSILLKLLKAELMIFDGEFEKASTLLKELQAIEPTNEEIYVQQASIFSKNDKHLKAIDFLKKALLYTDDEADILAMIGMEYLFLDNFDEARLSFAKCLTVDFDDYSSLYNVIYCFDMQGQHTEAVDYLNEYIDKDPYSEVAWHQLGRQYFILENYNEALRAFDYAVLIDETFVGAYLEKAKTLEQLKKYEEAIENYKITIDLDDPTSFVYLRIGECYKKLDKSALAIQFYKKAVHEDPLLDKGWLAITELSILNKNYYKALFYINKAIEIDEKNSLYWRKYAEINLKLNFFEEAVRAFQNCILLQDFDIAIWIGLSDVLWYLGDYKDALINLKKASKVFKDFAEIEYRISCIYFKFKDFSKGKKHLIKALEIDFEYHKEIKDLFPEIFKSQGVLDIISNFKNTSL, from the coding sequence ATGTCTTTAACTCCAAAAGAAAATAATTTGCCATTAACTAAGTTTGAATCAATGCTAAAAACTAATAGTGTTTATTTCTTTGATTCTGTTGAGTTTGAAGAAATTATACATTATTATATCGACTCTGGTAAAATTTCTTTAGCCAAAAAAGCAATTAAATTAGGTTTGCATCAACATCCTAATTCTATTTTGCTAAAATTATTAAAAGCTGAATTAATGATTTTTGATGGAGAATTTGAAAAAGCATCAACGTTATTAAAAGAATTACAAGCAATAGAACCTACAAACGAAGAAATATATGTGCAGCAAGCAAGTATTTTTTCTAAAAATGACAAACATCTAAAAGCTATAGATTTTTTAAAAAAAGCGTTATTGTATACCGATGATGAAGCAGATATTTTAGCTATGATTGGTATGGAATATTTATTTTTAGATAATTTTGATGAAGCTAGATTGAGTTTTGCAAAATGTTTAACTGTAGATTTTGACGATTATTCTTCACTCTATAATGTAATTTATTGTTTTGATATGCAAGGGCAACATACAGAAGCCGTTGATTATTTAAATGAATATATAGATAAAGATCCATACAGTGAAGTAGCTTGGCACCAATTAGGAAGGCAATATTTTATTTTAGAAAATTACAATGAAGCTTTGAGAGCTTTCGATTATGCAGTTTTGATTGACGAAACTTTTGTTGGAGCATATTTAGAAAAAGCCAAAACATTAGAACAATTAAAAAAATATGAAGAGGCAATTGAAAATTATAAAATCACTATAGATTTAGATGATCCTACATCTTTTGTGTATTTAAGAATTGGAGAATGTTATAAAAAACTTGATAAATCTGCTTTAGCAATTCAATTTTATAAAAAAGCAGTACACGAAGATCCCTTATTAGATAAAGGATGGTTAGCAATTACTGAGTTAAGTATTTTAAATAAAAATTATTACAAAGCACTTTTTTATATAAATAAAGCGATTGAAATTGATGAGAAAAACAGCTTATATTGGAGAAAATATGCTGAAATTAATCTAAAATTAAACTTTTTTGAAGAAGCGGTAAGAGCCTTTCAAAATTGTATCTTGTTACAAGATTTTGATATTGCAATATGGATAGGCTTAAGTGATGTACTTTGGTATTTAGGTGATTATAAAGATGCATTGATTAATTTAAAAAAAGCTTCAAAAGTATTTAAAGATTTTGCGGAGATAGAATATAGAATTAGTTGTATTTATTTTAAGTTTAAAGATTTTTCTAAAGGGAAAAAACATTTAATAAAAGCATTAGAAATAGATTTTGAATATCATAAAGAAATAAAAGATTTATTTCCTGAGATATTTAAAAGCCAAGGGGTGTTAGATATCATTAGCAATTTCAAAAATACTTCATTATAA
- a CDS encoding DUF368 domain-containing protein gives MQQRKLIHYFIITLKGMAMGAADVVPGVSGGTIAFISGIYEELLTSISSIKFSTIKLLKDKGFRVFWDTINGNFLVALLIGIFISILSLAKLISWLLENKPILVWSFFFGLVLASILFIGKQITKWTVLSVILFIVGALVAYYITTLQPLVSENSSPLFLFIAGALAICAMILPGISGSFILVLLGAYKPVLDAIHDRDFKLLAIVISGGVVGLLTFSKVLKWLFNNYKNLTLAVLTGFILGSLNKIWPWKETLTWRTNSHGIKVPFNEQSISPLSFEGDAQLTMAILLAFVGFVVILILEKVAKLSKSH, from the coding sequence ATGCAACAAAGAAAACTAATTCATTATTTTATAATCACACTTAAAGGTATGGCAATGGGAGCAGCAGATGTAGTTCCTGGCGTGTCTGGAGGAACAATTGCTTTTATTTCAGGTATTTATGAAGAATTGCTTACCTCTATAAGTTCTATTAAATTTTCAACAATAAAATTATTAAAAGACAAAGGGTTTAGAGTTTTTTGGGACACAATAAACGGTAATTTTTTAGTAGCACTCTTAATCGGAATTTTTATAAGCATCCTTTCGTTAGCTAAATTAATTTCTTGGTTGTTAGAAAATAAACCGATACTAGTTTGGTCTTTCTTTTTTGGATTGGTTTTAGCAAGTATTTTATTTATTGGAAAGCAAATTACTAAATGGACTGTATTGTCAGTAATACTCTTTATAGTAGGGGCGTTAGTTGCTTATTATATAACTACATTACAACCATTAGTTTCTGAAAATTCATCACCATTATTTTTATTTATAGCTGGTGCTTTGGCTATTTGTGCTATGATATTACCTGGTATTTCGGGTTCATTTATTCTAGTTTTATTAGGAGCATATAAACCAGTTTTAGATGCTATACACGATAGAGATTTTAAATTATTAGCAATTGTAATATCTGGAGGAGTAGTTGGGCTGTTAACTTTTTCTAAAGTATTAAAATGGTTGTTCAATAATTACAAAAATTTAACGTTAGCAGTATTAACGGGTTTTATTTTAGGCTCTTTAAATAAAATTTGGCCATGGAAAGAAACACTTACATGGCGTACAAATTCACACGGAATAAAAGTGCCTTTTAACGAGCAAAGTATCTCTCCACTTTCTTTTGAAGGTGATGCCCAATTAACAATGGCAATACTATTGGCATTTGTAGGTTTTGTAGTAATTCTTATATTAGAGAAGGTAGCAAAATTGTCGAAATCACATTAA
- a CDS encoding DUF368 domain-containing protein gives MAKERNLLDKFFLFLKGLAMGAANKVPGVSGGTVSFVLGFYEEMIYSFRKINYKALLLLINGRFKSFYKYTNATFLLLVFGGSMFSYFTISLGLDYLLKHYELYVWSAFFGMILGSIYYISKDFENWNTKNIISVIVGVSLGIAISFMSPAKENDNLWFVFMCGIIGVSGMTLPGLSGSFILILMGNYVLLLVDSVAVLFKTLTEVFIGDFSFMDSEERIHYLEIVATFTAGSVFGLVVISHILGFVLKRWYQIVTAVIIGFIAGSLGIVWPWKKEVYKVENGVNLLDVNGNKIIENFERYFPDFSNKETWIAIFFIAVGAAIILLIDKYGAERKEYIDE, from the coding sequence ATGGCTAAAGAACGTAATTTACTAGATAAATTTTTCCTTTTTTTAAAAGGATTAGCAATGGGTGCAGCTAATAAAGTTCCCGGTGTTTCTGGTGGTACAGTTTCTTTTGTTTTAGGTTTTTATGAAGAGATGATTTATTCCTTCAGAAAAATAAATTATAAAGCACTATTACTACTTATAAATGGAAGGTTTAAGAGTTTTTATAAATATACAAATGCTACTTTTTTATTATTGGTTTTTGGAGGAAGTATGTTTAGTTACTTTACAATTTCATTAGGCTTAGATTATTTGTTAAAGCATTATGAACTGTATGTTTGGAGTGCTTTTTTTGGAATGATATTAGGATCTATCTATTATATTTCTAAAGATTTTGAAAATTGGAACACAAAAAATATCATATCTGTAATTGTAGGTGTATCATTAGGAATTGCTATTAGTTTTATGAGTCCTGCTAAAGAAAACGACAACCTTTGGTTTGTTTTTATGTGTGGAATAATTGGAGTATCTGGAATGACACTTCCAGGTTTGTCGGGTTCTTTTATACTTATTCTAATGGGAAATTATGTATTGTTACTTGTAGACTCTGTGGCTGTTTTATTTAAAACTTTAACAGAAGTTTTTATAGGCGATTTTAGTTTTATGGATAGTGAAGAGAGAATACATTACCTAGAAATTGTTGCAACTTTTACAGCGGGATCTGTGTTTGGTTTGGTTGTAATCTCTCATATTTTAGGATTTGTATTAAAGCGTTGGTATCAAATTGTAACAGCCGTAATTATTGGTTTTATAGCAGGTTCTTTAGGAATTGTTTGGCCTTGGAAAAAAGAAGTATATAAGGTAGAAAATGGTGTAAATTTGTTAGATGTAAATGGAAATAAAATAATTGAGAATTTTGAAAGGTATTTTCCAGACTTTTCAAATAAAGAAACTTGGATCGCTATCTTTTTTATAGCAGTAGGGGCAGCAATTATTTTACTTATTGATAAATATGGAGCAGAACGTAAAGAATATATTGATGAATAA
- a CDS encoding shikimate dehydrogenase, with protein sequence MNNRTKFGLLGKDISYSFSRKYFSEKFKKLGLDTLNYSNLDIPEIEEFPYLLYHKEHEYGGINVTIPYKESVMRYLNEIDADAKEIGAVNTIKITNDNKLVGYNTDYYGFLNSIKPLLQPHHKKALILGTGGASKAIAYALKKLNIEYKFVSRRLNDDNYLYSVLNQQIIEEYTVIINCTPIGTYPNTEEAPKIPYQYISDKHLLFDLIYNPTESKFLLEGKSKGAIIKNGYEMLELQAEKSWEIWNL encoded by the coding sequence ATGAATAATCGTACAAAATTTGGTTTATTAGGAAAAGATATTTCCTATTCTTTTTCAAGAAAATATTTTTCTGAAAAATTTAAAAAATTAGGCTTAGATACCTTAAATTACAGTAATTTGGATATCCCTGAGATTGAAGAATTTCCATATCTTTTATACCATAAAGAACATGAGTACGGAGGTATAAATGTTACAATTCCGTATAAAGAATCTGTAATGCGGTATTTAAATGAAATTGATGCAGATGCTAAAGAAATAGGAGCCGTAAACACTATAAAAATCACTAATGATAATAAGTTAGTTGGATATAATACAGATTATTATGGGTTTTTAAATTCAATAAAACCATTATTACAGCCGCATCATAAAAAAGCATTAATTTTAGGAACTGGAGGAGCATCAAAAGCTATAGCTTATGCTTTAAAAAAATTAAATATTGAATATAAATTTGTTTCTAGAAGATTGAATGATGACAACTATTTGTATTCAGTTTTAAATCAGCAAATAATAGAAGAATATACCGTAATTATTAATTGTACACCAATAGGAACATACCCAAATACAGAAGAAGCACCTAAAATACCATACCAATATATTTCAGACAAACATTTATTATTTGATCTAATTTATAACCCAACAGAAAGTAAATTTTTGTTAGAAGGTAAAAGTAAAGGGGCAATAATTAAAAATGGTTATGAAATGCTTGAACTTCAGGCTGAAAAATCTTGGGAGATCTGGAATTTATAG